A stretch of the Janthinobacterium sp. B9-8 genome encodes the following:
- the rbbA gene encoding ribosome-associated ATPase/putative transporter RbbA — translation MSKPASDPVVRLSGLSHLYGETKAADDVCLDVPAGCMVGLIGPDGVGKSTWLGLIAGARKIQQGGVEVLGGDMRSASHRRNVCSRIAYMPQGLGKNLYPTLSVFENIDFFGHLFGQSRSERKQRIEKLLASTGLTDFSDRPAQKLSGGMKQKLGLCCALIHDPDLLILDEPTTGVDPLSRRQFWELITEIRERRPSMSVMVATAYMEEAEQYDWLVAVDDGKVLGTGSPAELKEKTKKSTLEEAFLAMLPEEKRQGHEALKIPPRPAGMDEVVIDAKGLQMRFGDFIAVDDVTLQVEKGEIFGFLGSNGCGKSTTMKMLTGLLPPTKGTASLLGQPIDASNIETRRRVGYMSQAFSLYSELTVEKNLDLHAKLFHLPEDEVADRLAELTEHFGLKSVLKQFPEDLPLGIRQRLQLAVAVLHKPDVLILDEPTSGVDPVARDQFWALMIDLARKDGVTIFISTHFMNEAQRCDRISMMHAGKVLDSGSPAELVEKRKAENLEEAFIGYLEEATEADKKDKSTTATEAKPAAEDKPAAEDKPATADKPATEDKPATEDKPATADKPATEDKLATEGKPGTGDKPATADKPASADESAPAKDSSRETPPRFSLGRLLCYSARESLELRRDPIRLTMALIGSLLLMLVMGYGISMDVENLNFAVLDQDHSEASQDYALRIAGSRYFIERPALQNLEEISERIRSGELALAINIPPNFGRDLANGAKPEVGVWIDGAMPMRAETVKGYVQAMHLNTLSDWALSVTGQAPKALADIQVRFLYNPELRSLVAMVPKVIPLMLVFIPAMLMALGVVREKELGSIMNVYTTPVTKLEFLLGKQLPYIFLSLISFIFMFLLAITLFKVPFTGSFITLLVATFLYVTAATGLGLLASTMTNSQVAAIAVATIGTMIPAIQYSGMIDPISSLQGLGAWVGKIYPTSYYLTISSGTFSKGLGFTELSSAFFSLMLIIPALTLASVLLLKKQGK, via the coding sequence ATGAGTAAGCCAGCGTCTGATCCGGTGGTGCGTTTAAGCGGCCTCAGCCATCTGTATGGCGAAACTAAGGCTGCCGATGATGTCTGCCTGGATGTGCCAGCGGGCTGCATGGTTGGCTTGATAGGCCCAGATGGTGTGGGCAAATCAACATGGCTGGGGTTGATTGCAGGCGCACGCAAAATTCAGCAGGGCGGTGTAGAAGTATTGGGTGGCGATATGCGCAGCGCCAGCCACAGGCGCAATGTGTGCAGCCGCATTGCCTATATGCCGCAGGGCTTAGGCAAAAATCTTTACCCCACTTTATCGGTCTTTGAAAATATTGATTTCTTTGGCCACCTGTTTGGGCAATCCCGTAGTGAGCGCAAGCAGCGAATTGAAAAATTACTGGCCAGCACCGGCTTAACAGATTTTTCTGATCGCCCTGCACAAAAACTATCGGGCGGGATGAAACAAAAGCTGGGCCTTTGCTGCGCATTAATTCATGACCCCGATTTATTGATTCTGGATGAGCCCACTACCGGTGTCGATCCTTTATCCCGCCGCCAATTTTGGGAGCTAATTACCGAAATCCGTGAGCGTCGCCCCAGTATGAGTGTGATGGTGGCAACGGCGTATATGGAGGAAGCAGAGCAATACGACTGGCTGGTGGCGGTGGATGACGGCAAGGTTTTGGGCACGGGCAGCCCTGCCGAGCTGAAAGAGAAAACGAAGAAATCCACGCTGGAAGAAGCCTTTCTGGCCATGCTGCCAGAAGAAAAACGCCAGGGGCATGAGGCATTAAAAATCCCCCCTCGCCCTGCAGGCATGGACGAGGTTGTGATCGATGCCAAAGGCTTGCAAATGCGCTTTGGTGATTTTATTGCCGTGGATGATGTCACTCTGCAAGTGGAGAAAGGCGAGATTTTTGGTTTTTTGGGCTCGAATGGCTGTGGCAAATCAACCACGATGAAAATGCTCACCGGCCTGCTGCCACCGACCAAAGGCACGGCCAGCTTATTAGGCCAGCCCATAGACGCGAGCAATATCGAAACCCGCCGCCGCGTGGGCTATATGTCGCAGGCTTTCTCGCTGTATAGCGAGCTGACGGTTGAAAAAAACTTAGATTTACACGCCAAATTATTTCATCTGCCTGAGGACGAAGTGGCCGACCGGCTGGCAGAGCTCACCGAGCATTTTGGTTTGAAATCGGTACTCAAGCAGTTTCCGGAAGACTTGCCGCTGGGCATACGTCAGCGCCTGCAGCTGGCCGTTGCGGTATTACACAAACCTGATGTCTTGATTTTGGATGAGCCCACTTCGGGTGTAGACCCCGTGGCGCGCGATCAGTTTTGGGCTTTGATGATCGATCTGGCGCGTAAAGATGGCGTGACGATTTTTATCTCTACCCACTTTATGAATGAGGCACAGCGCTGCGATCGAATCTCGATGATGCACGCAGGCAAGGTGCTCGATAGCGGCAGCCCCGCAGAGTTGGTGGAAAAGCGTAAAGCAGAAAATCTGGAAGAAGCCTTTATTGGCTATCTGGAAGAAGCAACTGAGGCAGATAAAAAAGATAAATCGACAACCGCCACTGAAGCAAAACCTGCGGCAGAGGATAAACCTGCGGCAGAGGATAAACCTGCGACAGCAGATAAACCTGCGACAGAGGATAAACCTGCGACAGAGGATAAACCTGCGACAGCGGATAAACCTGCGACAGAGGATAAACTTGCCACTGAGGGTAAACCTGGCACAGGGGATAAACCCGCAACAGCGGATAAACCTGCAAGCGCTGATGAATCTGCTCCTGCCAAAGATTCCAGCCGTGAGACGCCACCTCGTTTTAGCCTAGGTCGCCTGCTTTGCTATAGCGCGCGTGAATCGCTTGAGCTGCGGCGCGATCCCATCCGCCTGACCATGGCCCTGATTGGCTCTTTGCTGCTGATGCTGGTGATGGGTTACGGAATTAGCATGGATGTGGAAAATCTAAATTTTGCGGTGCTAGATCAAGATCACAGCGAAGCCAGCCAGGATTATGCCTTGCGGATTGCAGGCTCACGCTATTTTATTGAGCGGCCTGCTTTGCAAAATCTTGAAGAAATCAGCGAAAGGATACGATCGGGCGAGCTGGCATTGGCGATTAATATTCCCCCCAATTTTGGCCGTGATTTAGCCAATGGTGCGAAGCCGGAAGTGGGCGTGTGGATCGATGGCGCAATGCCCATGCGGGCCGAAACGGTAAAAGGCTATGTGCAAGCGATGCATTTAAACACGCTAAGTGATTGGGCGCTGAGCGTCACAGGGCAAGCACCTAAAGCCCTGGCTGATATTCAGGTGCGTTTTCTTTACAACCCAGAGCTACGCAGCTTGGTGGCGATGGTGCCTAAGGTGATTCCGCTGATGCTGGTGTTTATTCCGGCGATGCTAATGGCGCTGGGCGTGGTCAGGGAAAAAGAATTAGGCTCAATTATGAATGTTTATACCACCCCGGTGACCAAGCTGGAATTCCTATTAGGCAAGCAATTGCCCTATATCTTTTTATCGCTGATTAGTTTTATTTTCATGTTTCTATTAGCGATTACGCTATTTAAAGTGCCATTTACAGGCAGCTTTATAACCCTGCTGGTAGCTACTTTTTTATATGTAACTGCCGCAACAGGTTTGGGCTTATTGGCGTCAACCATGACGAATAGTCAGGTTGCAGCGATTGCGGTGGCAACGATAGGCACGATGATTCCGGCGATTCAATACTCCGGCATGATCGATCCTATTTCTTCATTACAAGGCTTGGGCGCATGGGTCGGGAAGATTTATCCAACTTCATATTATTTAACGATCAGCAGCGGCACTTTTTCCAAGGGGCTTGGATTTACTGAATTAAGCAGTGCATTCTTTTCATTAATGCTCATTATTCCAGCGCTCACGTTGGCTTCTGTATTGCTATTGAAAAAGCAGGGGAAATAG
- a CDS encoding ABC transporter permease: protein MNKLNTHLSNIFHLGLKEFRSLFHDIAMLVMIAFMFTASIYLDARAKPDSLNHAAIAVVDEDQSQLSRRLIDAMQPPYFRPPILLSLDEVDQGLDSGRDTFVLNIPPNFQRDVMAGRIPALQLNVDATRQSQALIGSAYIQKILNDEAKNFALRDKPGASILPAEQVIHVLSNPNLHSAWFGSITAIINNVTLLSIILSGAALIREREHGTIEHLLVMPITPLEIMLSKVWSMAAVVLIASIFALQIMVKGVLDVTVNGSGLLFALGTLLYLFATSSIGIFMGTLARTMPQFGLLAILVLLPLQMLSGAVTPRESMPEMVQWIMSFTPTVHFVSLSQAILFRAANLNVVWPQMLAIVAIAAVFFMLAHHRLRQSIGSM from the coding sequence ATGAATAAATTAAATACACATCTGAGTAATATTTTTCACCTGGGGCTAAAAGAGTTTCGCAGCTTGTTTCATGATATTGCCATGTTGGTGATGATTGCCTTTATGTTTACGGCCTCGATTTATTTAGATGCCCGTGCCAAGCCCGATTCGCTTAATCATGCTGCAATTGCCGTGGTGGATGAAGATCAATCGCAATTATCGCGGCGTTTAATAGATGCTATGCAGCCGCCTTATTTCAGGCCTCCTATTTTGCTTTCTTTGGATGAAGTCGATCAGGGGCTGGATTCGGGCAGAGATACCTTTGTTTTAAATATTCCCCCTAATTTTCAACGTGATGTGATGGCGGGGCGAATTCCTGCGCTGCAATTAAATGTAGATGCCACCCGGCAAAGTCAGGCGCTGATAGGCTCGGCCTATATTCAGAAAATTCTAAATGATGAGGCTAAAAACTTTGCATTAAGAGATAAGCCAGGTGCATCCATTCTGCCTGCCGAGCAGGTGATTCATGTCTTGTCTAATCCCAATTTGCATTCGGCGTGGTTTGGCAGCATCACCGCGATTATTAATAATGTCACCCTGTTATCTATTATTTTAAGCGGGGCCGCGCTGATTCGTGAGCGCGAGCATGGCACTATCGAGCATTTATTGGTGATGCCTATTACCCCGCTTGAAATCATGCTTTCTAAAGTGTGGTCGATGGCGGCGGTGGTGCTGATTGCCTCTATTTTTGCCTTGCAGATTATGGTGAAAGGCGTGCTGGATGTAACGGTCAATGGCTCGGGTCTATTATTTGCGCTGGGCACGCTGCTTTATTTATTTGCCACTTCGTCTATCGGCATTTTTATGGGCACACTGGCGCGCACCATGCCGCAATTTGGTTTACTGGCGATTTTAGTGCTGCTGCCGCTGCAAATGTTATCCGGTGCAGTCACCCCGCGTGAAAGCATGCCAGAAATGGTGCAATGGATTATGTCGTTTACGCCTACCGTGCACTTTGTGTCTTTATCGCAGGCTATTTTATTTAGGGCTGCGAATCTCAATGTGGTCTGGCCGCAGATGTTGGCGATTGTGGCGATTGCTGCCGTTTTCTTTATGCTGGCCCATCATCGCCTGCGTCAATCGATAGGCTCGATGTAG
- a CDS encoding DoxX family protein, with protein sequence MKKRLCQLYGGYRCAESLCMQHLSPIFNLGLRIYLAQVFFLSGLTKIRNWDSTLFLFNFEYQVPLIPPEIAAMMATGGELILPVLLISGTLGRFAAVGLFILNAVAVISYPALPPIAVKDHYLWGALLAVVAIYGAGKWSVDEWLNRRCQACQIKPSNSGQL encoded by the coding sequence ATGAAAAAACGACTATGCCAACTCTACGGCGGCTATCGCTGTGCCGAATCATTATGCATGCAACATTTAAGCCCAATATTTAATCTTGGATTACGCATTTATCTGGCGCAGGTGTTCTTTTTATCTGGCCTGACTAAAATACGAAATTGGGATAGCACTTTATTTTTGTTTAATTTTGAATACCAAGTTCCGCTTATTCCTCCGGAAATAGCTGCAATGATGGCCACTGGGGGCGAACTTATTCTGCCTGTATTACTAATCAGCGGCACACTAGGCCGGTTTGCCGCAGTAGGTTTATTTATTCTAAATGCCGTAGCCGTGATTTCTTACCCTGCTCTGCCGCCTATTGCCGTAAAAGATCATTACTTATGGGGCGCTTTATTAGCTGTGGTAGCCATTTATGGTGCGGGAAAATGGTCGGTAGATGAATGGCTAAACCGGCGCTGCCAAGCGTGCCAAATTAAACCATCAAACTCCGGCCAATTGTAA
- a CDS encoding HvfC/BufC N-terminal domain-containing protein, translating into MNYLAALKDFSQIYKNTDYQPQSVLSRSQPFLDVYRNNTWANRSNNLANTYPTVVELVGTEFFSAMARVFVENSESHSGNLHLDGESFPEFLSVFPHVRDLPYLSDVAKLDWAIHLAHYSEDCNFIAIETLALYTPDQFGQLSLMLHPAVAIVKSAAWPIYQILMMHHGEKDANLNAGGEHVWVWRDQWQLISASDALFLECLLKNQNIESAMHATADDEYDAGPILIQLFNRGLVCNIN; encoded by the coding sequence ATGAATTACCTTGCTGCTTTAAAAGACTTTAGCCAGATTTATAAAAATACAGACTATCAACCACAATCTGTATTAAGCCGCAGCCAACCTTTTTTAGATGTATATCGCAATAATACATGGGCCAACCGCAGCAATAATCTTGCCAATACATACCCTACGGTAGTGGAATTAGTCGGAACAGAATTCTTTAGCGCCATGGCTAGGGTATTTGTTGAAAACAGCGAATCGCATTCAGGTAATTTACATCTGGATGGAGAAAGCTTCCCCGAGTTCTTAAGCGTTTTTCCACATGTACGCGATTTGCCCTATTTAAGCGATGTAGCAAAGCTGGATTGGGCAATTCATCTGGCGCATTACAGTGAGGATTGCAATTTTATCGCAATTGAAACGCTTGCTTTATATACACCGGATCAATTTGGCCAATTAAGCCTTATGCTGCATCCTGCAGTCGCTATTGTTAAATCTGCAGCGTGGCCTATTTACCAAATATTAATGATGCACCACGGTGAAAAAGATGCAAATTTAAATGCAGGTGGCGAACACGTATGGGTATGGCGTGATCAATGGCAATTAATCTCTGCCAGCGATGCGCTATTTTTAGAATGCCTGTTAAAAAACCAAAATATAGAAAGTGCCATGCATGCAACAGCAGATGATGAATACGATGCCGGTCCTATTCTGATTCAATTGTTTAACCGTGGCTTGGTTTGCAATATTAATTAA
- the bufB gene encoding MNIO family bufferin maturase, protein MTTLPIQAGLGLRSPHLAEVLATRPNVAWWEVHSENYFGGGAAPATLEKIRRDYPISLHGVGLGLGNAEPPEARHLTQLAELAERIQPAAISEHLAWNRFGDVWFNDLLPVPRYAGAIDTLCAHIDQVQSRLKRIILLENVSSYIAFSDEMLSEAELLAELVARTGCGLLLDVNNMHVNQLNHGIDARAELARLPLHRVAEIHVAGFEYCDGLVIDTHGAPVCSAVWKLLEDALKFTGPKPVLLERDTNLPPLSCLLDEYGKLKAQIANHPQSVGAIA, encoded by the coding sequence ATGACTACACTTCCCATTCAAGCAGGCCTAGGACTTCGGTCTCCACACTTGGCCGAAGTGCTTGCCACACGCCCAAACGTGGCTTGGTGGGAAGTACATAGTGAAAACTACTTTGGCGGCGGGGCTGCCCCTGCCACCTTAGAAAAAATCCGCCGTGATTATCCCATCAGCCTGCACGGTGTGGGATTAGGCCTTGGCAATGCCGAGCCGCCCGAAGCGCGGCATTTAACACAGTTGGCAGAGTTAGCCGAGCGTATTCAGCCCGCGGCCATTTCAGAGCATCTGGCATGGAATCGCTTTGGCGATGTCTGGTTTAATGATCTCTTGCCTGTGCCCCGCTATGCCGGAGCAATTGACACCCTTTGCGCCCATATAGATCAGGTGCAAAGCCGCTTAAAACGCATCATCTTGTTAGAAAACGTTTCCAGCTATATCGCCTTTAGCGATGAAATGCTCAGTGAAGCCGAGCTGCTCGCAGAGTTAGTCGCCCGTACCGGCTGCGGCCTCTTGCTTGATGTAAACAATATGCACGTAAATCAGCTTAATCATGGCATCGATGCAAGGGCCGAGCTGGCAAGGCTGCCATTACACCGAGTTGCAGAAATCCATGTAGCTGGCTTTGAGTATTGCGATGGCTTAGTGATTGATACCCACGGTGCGCCCGTTTGCAGTGCCGTTTGGAAACTGCTGGAAGATGCCCTCAAGTTCACTGGCCCCAAACCTGTCCTGCTGGAGCGGGATACTAATCTGCCGCCGCTCTCTTGCCTGCTGGATGAATACGGCAAGCTAAAAGCACAGATTGCTAACCATCCACAAAGTGTGGGGGCAATAGCATGA
- a CDS encoding BufA1 family periplasmic bufferin-type metallophore, translated as MKTSLMLSSALAAVIGCAAMSANAAPSADDMKKMEKCYGVAKAGQNDCAANGHACAGQSAKDMDKAEWKAVKKGTCEKMQGSLMAPKA; from the coding sequence ATGAAAACATCACTAATGCTATCTTCCGCCCTTGCCGCCGTTATTGGCTGCGCAGCAATGAGCGCCAATGCAGCCCCAAGTGCTGATGATATGAAGAAAATGGAAAAATGCTATGGCGTAGCTAAAGCAGGCCAAAACGACTGTGCAGCAAATGGCCATGCTTGCGCGGGCCAAAGCGCTAAAGATATGGATAAAGCCGAATGGAAAGCAGTAAAAAAAGGCACATGTGAAAAAATGCAAGGCTCACTGATGGCGCCTAAGGCATAA
- a CDS encoding zf-HC2 domain-containing protein, giving the protein MMNCRQASILLSAQQDGPLSLSQRYRLRLHLMLCKNCRNFNRQLHFMREAARAPSHWE; this is encoded by the coding sequence ATGATGAACTGCCGCCAAGCTTCTATTCTATTATCAGCCCAACAAGATGGTCCTCTCAGCCTTAGCCAACGCTATCGCTTACGGTTGCACCTAATGCTGTGCAAGAACTGCCGAAATTTTAATCGTCAACTACACTTCATGCGGGAAGCGGCCCGTGCACCTTCACACTGGGAATAG
- a CDS encoding sigma-70 family RNA polymerase sigma factor, with the protein MAIRIEDLEPLRDYLYRFALFQLQHSSSAEDVVQETLLAALEKPDSYSGQSSLKTWLTGILKFKIIDTQRRIYRDPLLISSIEGEEDSSDFDVLFNKTGHWGSDAPRRWEKPDASLEDKQFWAVYARCSQLMPRRTAMVFAMREELGLEIEQICQQLEITATNCSAMLYRARMSLRLCLEKNWFGNSP; encoded by the coding sequence ATGGCCATTCGTATCGAAGATCTAGAGCCGCTCAGAGATTACCTCTATCGTTTTGCGCTCTTCCAATTACAACACAGCAGCAGTGCCGAGGATGTCGTGCAGGAAACGCTGCTGGCTGCTCTGGAAAAACCTGATTCCTACAGCGGACAATCGTCCTTAAAAACTTGGCTTACCGGTATTTTAAAATTCAAAATTATCGATACCCAGCGTCGTATCTACCGTGATCCCCTGCTGATATCTAGCATCGAAGGGGAAGAAGACAGCAGCGATTTTGATGTGCTGTTTAATAAAACCGGCCACTGGGGCTCTGACGCGCCAAGACGCTGGGAAAAACCCGATGCCAGCTTGGAAGACAAACAATTTTGGGCGGTTTACGCCCGGTGCAGCCAACTTATGCCGCGCCGCACCGCTATGGTCTTTGCCATGCGCGAAGAATTAGGCTTAGAGATTGAGCAAATTTGTCAGCAATTAGAGATCACCGCGACTAATTGTTCAGCCATGCTCTATCGTGCCCGAATGAGTTTGCGCCTCTGTTTAGAAAAAAACTGGTTTGGAAACTCACCATGA
- a CDS encoding 23S rRNA (adenine(2030)-N(6))-methyltransferase RlmJ yields MLSYRHAFHAGNHADVLKHYIQTQILSYFNQKDKSYWYIDTHSGAGVYSLREGYATKNAEFESGIARLWERDDLPESIAEYVDVVKALNPDGKLTLYPGSPYVADQLLRPTDRLRLFELHSSDSKILKENFAEAGRRVAVIAGDGFAGIKAVLPPPPRRGVTLIDPPYEDKNDYDYVIDMLHEALSRFATGTYAVWYPQLQRAESKQLPEELKKLGVNSWLHVALSVQSPSADGFGMHGSGMFILNPPWTLAATLRETMPYLVKILGQGKGAKYILEEKAA; encoded by the coding sequence ATGCTTAGCTACCGCCACGCTTTTCATGCCGGCAACCATGCCGATGTGTTGAAGCACTATATTCAAACGCAGATTTTGTCGTACTTTAATCAAAAAGATAAATCCTACTGGTATATCGATACGCATTCTGGCGCGGGGGTTTATTCGCTGCGGGAAGGCTACGCCACTAAAAATGCCGAGTTTGAAAGCGGCATCGCTCGCCTCTGGGAACGAGACGATTTGCCTGAATCCATCGCCGAATATGTGGATGTGGTGAAAGCGCTTAATCCTGATGGCAAGCTCACGCTTTATCCTGGCTCGCCCTATGTGGCCGATCAACTGCTGCGCCCAACAGATCGCTTGCGCCTGTTTGAGCTGCATAGCTCGGATAGCAAAATCCTAAAAGAGAATTTCGCCGAAGCAGGCCGCCGTGTGGCGGTGATTGCTGGCGATGGTTTTGCCGGGATTAAAGCCGTGCTGCCACCACCACCGCGCCGTGGTGTCACGCTGATTGATCCGCCTTATGAAGACAAAAATGATTACGACTATGTGATCGATATGCTGCACGAGGCGCTCAGCCGCTTTGCCACCGGCACCTATGCAGTTTGGTATCCTCAGCTACAACGTGCGGAATCGAAACAGCTGCCAGAAGAATTAAAAAAACTGGGTGTAAATAGCTGGCTGCATGTGGCCCTATCCGTACAAAGCCCTTCTGCTGATGGTTTTGGCATGCACGGCAGCGGCATGTTTATTTTGAATCCACCTTGGACTTTGGCCGCGACCCTTAGGGAAACCATGCCTTATCTCGTGAAAATACTCGGGCAAGGCAAGGGCGCGAAGTATATTTTGGAAGAGAAAGCAGCTTAA
- a CDS encoding glycosyltransferase translates to MKIVFFVRDLGLGGVERCVALVSEGLIARGCEVSIVMLGGNRNLWAARTGSAKVIDLSTTWQSKKPWTWLAGWRAARQQIKDADILIPATFLMPLYMAYAVTRGLKTRVIGWVHGPLFELDQFATMNTIHRRACQYIYRRLNELVFVSEHARDSLARWLKQPIGDGWQVLPNFVDEEQPKIYPEKPASHTLQLLFVGRIAVEKQPHLWLETLECLNKKGIHAKLTVVGDGPLEDWLKNTSKARQLDKQISFAGHQSNVGDYLAAADALLLTSSFEGCPLVVLEAMPLGLVVASTNAGGVYELFGKRRSEFVVETASGEALAELIATQRRPELSIWLKQRAKHYSSEQILQQWMRLCLASSPTKLKSVDTENREL, encoded by the coding sequence ATGAAAATTGTATTTTTTGTCCGTGATCTAGGCCTAGGTGGCGTGGAGCGTTGTGTGGCCTTGGTTTCTGAAGGCCTAATTGCGCGTGGCTGTGAGGTTAGCATTGTGATGCTGGGCGGCAATCGCAATCTGTGGGCGGCACGTACCGGCTCGGCCAAGGTCATCGATTTATCGACCACTTGGCAAAGCAAAAAGCCGTGGACTTGGCTGGCAGGCTGGCGCGCGGCAAGGCAGCAGATTAAAGACGCCGATATCCTGATTCCCGCCACTTTTTTAATGCCGCTGTATATGGCGTATGCCGTAACGCGTGGCTTAAAGACGCGAGTGATTGGATGGGTTCATGGGCCGCTGTTTGAGCTAGACCAATTCGCCACCATGAACACGATTCACCGCAGGGCTTGCCAATATATCTACCGGCGCTTAAATGAATTGGTGTTTGTGTCCGAGCATGCAAGGGATTCGCTGGCGCGCTGGTTAAAACAGCCGATCGGCGATGGCTGGCAAGTTTTGCCTAATTTTGTGGATGAAGAGCAGCCCAAAATTTATCCAGAAAAACCAGCCAGCCATACTCTGCAACTGCTGTTCGTGGGCCGTATCGCCGTAGAAAAACAGCCCCATCTATGGCTGGAAACTTTAGAGTGCCTGAATAAAAAAGGCATCCATGCCAAGCTCACCGTGGTAGGTGACGGCCCGCTGGAAGACTGGCTCAAGAATACCAGTAAAGCCAGACAGCTCGATAAGCAAATCAGCTTTGCAGGCCACCAAAGCAATGTAGGGGATTACTTAGCCGCCGCCGATGCGCTGCTGCTGACATCCAGCTTTGAAGGCTGCCCACTGGTGGTGCTAGAAGCCATGCCGCTAGGCTTAGTCGTGGCATCCACCAATGCAGGCGGTGTTTATGAGCTATTTGGCAAAAGACGCAGCGAGTTTGTTGTCGAAACCGCAAGCGGGGAAGCATTAGCAGAACTCATCGCCACACAACGCCGACCTGAGCTATCCATATGGCTGAAACAGCGGGCAAAACATTATTCCTCCGAGCAGATCCTGCAACAATGGATGAGGCTTTGCCTTGCTTCATCACCGACAAAGCTAAAGTCTGTAGACACAGAGAACAGGGAGTTATAA
- a CDS encoding glycosyltransferase family 2 protein, translated as MSSSPKVSFVLPCYNSAAYLQETLNSISGQSCTDFECIAIDDGSNDATLAILQAHAAKDARFFIITRENRGLIATLNEAIAQAQGEWIARMDADDICDPQRIEKQLQRLNDTQADVCGSWIRFFGDKSGEWMTPSTDGAIKAMLLFNSAFAHPSVIARTALLKAHPYSPYAVHAEDYALWCELAQAGATFTAVPEVLLQYRCHAGQITQSKKDELRATAHIIRSKYARFALPAAMQKHADRFVELAEPARQLNRAEFDWMCDFYLQLAENWPESRSPLGEVWVDTLQRTSGVNLFLLGKVKALNQALPPPASEMGKLKRQKIRCLIGDTAWQLIKKLNRTNKPKS; from the coding sequence ATGAGTTCTTCCCCTAAAGTCAGCTTTGTTCTGCCCTGCTATAACTCAGCGGCCTATTTACAAGAGACGCTGAATTCAATCAGCGGCCAGAGTTGTACAGACTTTGAATGTATCGCCATAGACGATGGCTCGAACGACGCCACGCTGGCGATTTTGCAGGCGCACGCAGCAAAAGATGCTCGCTTTTTCATCATCACGCGTGAAAATCGTGGCCTGATTGCTACGCTTAACGAAGCAATAGCCCAAGCGCAAGGCGAGTGGATTGCCCGCATGGATGCCGATGATATTTGCGATCCGCAGCGAATTGAAAAACAACTCCAACGCCTGAACGACACCCAGGCCGATGTATGCGGCAGCTGGATTCGTTTTTTTGGCGACAAGAGTGGCGAGTGGATGACGCCATCTACCGATGGTGCAATCAAGGCCATGCTGCTGTTTAACTCGGCCTTTGCCCACCCCAGCGTGATTGCCCGTACGGCGCTGCTCAAAGCGCATCCTTATTCGCCGTATGCGGTGCATGCCGAAGATTACGCGCTGTGGTGCGAGCTGGCTCAAGCAGGGGCCACCTTTACTGCCGTGCCGGAAGTGCTGCTGCAGTATCGTTGCCACGCTGGGCAAATCACCCAAAGTAAAAAGGATGAGCTGCGTGCCACCGCGCACATTATCCGCAGCAAATACGCCCGCTTCGCCCTGCCCGCCGCCATGCAAAAACATGCGGACCGCTTTGTAGAGCTAGCCGAACCCGCCCGCCAACTCAACCGTGCCGAATTTGACTGGATGTGCGATTTTTATCTGCAACTAGCAGAAAACTGGCCAGAAAGCCGCAGCCCGCTAGGTGAAGTATGGGTCGATACGCTACAACGCACTTCAGGGGTGAATCTATTTTTGCTAGGCAAAGTAAAAGCCCTAAACCAAGCCCTGCCGCCACCCGCCAGCGAAATGGGTAAACTGAAACGCCAAAAAATCCGCTGTTTAATCGGTGATACGGCTTGGCAACTGATTAAAAAACTCAACAGAACTAACAAACCCAAATCTTGA